The DNA window GCGGTGCCCTGTACCCGCAATCCGCTATAGCGGGGTTGAATTCCGCCCCGAGGTCGCCATCCTTAAAGTCTGGCCTCGGTAAGTGGTGACGAAGGCTGGGTCCTGCGCAACGGGTGTCTATGAACCCCGTCAGGACCGGGAGGTAGCAGCGGTAAGTAGAATTTCCCGTGTGCCGCGGGGGCGCCTGGCTGGAGCTGGCTGCCGCGGTACCGTTTGGGGGCGGCGGTCGAAGGTCGGTGCACGGCCACTATCTCTTTATTGAGGTGGTTCCGCTGGAACCATATTTTTGTATCTGCAAGCGGGAGATGTTGTCATGCCTTATCTTGCTCTTTACCGGAGATGGCGTCCCCAGACTTTTAAGGATGTGGTAGGCCAGGAGCATGTGGTAAGGACTCTCAGAAACGCCATTGCCCTTGGACGGGTGGCCCATGCTTACCTTTTTTGCGGGCCTAGGGGGACCGGCAAGACCAGCATTGCCAAGATCCTGGCCAAGTCTCTGAATTGTGAGGCTGGACCAACACCAGACCCTTGTGATAGGTGCAAAGCTTGCAGCAGGATCCGCGACGGATATTCGATGGATGTAATTGAGATCGATGCGGCGTCAAATAGAGGCATAGACGAGATCAGGGAGCTCCGGGAGCGGGTGAGGTACGCTCCTGCAGAGGAAAGGTATAAGGTCTATATAATCGACGAGGTTCATATGCTCACGACGGAAGCCTTCAATGCGCTTCTGAAAACCCTGGAGGAGCCGCCCGAATATGTCATTTTCATTCTTGCGACCACTGAACCACATAGGATTCCCGCAACGATCTTGTCGAGGTGTCAAAGGTTCGATTTCAGAAGACTGACCGTGAAAGAGCTCGCCGCGCAAATAAGTCGTGTTTTATCGTCTGAAGGCAGGACTGCGGATGATGAGGCCATAAGCTTGATAGCCAGGTTTGCCGAGGGCGGGATGAGGGATGCGCTGAGCCTCCTGGAACAGGCGCTTTCTTTTTCCGGCGAACATGTGACATTTGATCAAGTGGCGGGAGTCCTGGGGATAGCGGGTCCTCGCGCCCTCGAGAGCTTTGCCGAGGCCGCCTTAAGCCATGATATCTCAGGCGCTATGTCATTATTACATGATATACTAAACGAGGGCAAGGATCTCCGACAATTCTTCAGAGACCTAATGGATTATTTCAAGGGCCTTCTAATAGCCCGACAATGTAAGACTCCGGGACAGTTGGCAGGATTAGCCGATGTCTCGGAGGCACATGCCATGGCTCTCATGGAACAGGCCGGACGATTTCCGGCTGAGCGGCTCATGGATATCATCCAGCAGCTATCTGAAATAGACAGGGATTTGAGATCATCTAGCCAACCGAGGATCACTGCCGAAATCGGGGCGCTTAAATTGATTGGACTTCCCGAGTCCAGCGCCGGCGCCGGTGTCGTCACAGAGCCCCACATCTCTTCGGATGAAGGGGTACCGTCAAAATCACTGATTGCATCTTCGCCCCAGGGAATGGCTTCATCTTCGTCTCAGGCGATGGCTTCAACTCCATCTCGGGTAATGGCTTCAACTCCGTCTGAGGAAATAGCTTCGACATCAGAGATGGCGGGTGAAGTGTCTGATTCCAGTTATGGTTCGTGTAATACCATCGAGGAAGAGGATCTTCTCAAAAGAGCGGTCAAATTGCTCAAAGATAGGAGAATAGGGAGCATTTGGTCTATTCTGGAAAAGGCCTGCAAGGCGTATGTACGCGGCACGGCGATATTCATCGGGTTCAACCAAAACTATCAGATGAATTCTCAGTTGCTTTCTCGTGAAAAGGCTCGAAAAGCTGTGGAGGCAGTTTTTCAGGAATTATTAGGGAAACCCGTTGAAATAAGGTTTGAAAATCTTGAGTCATCGGCGGCCTCCAAAAATGGCGATGATGCTAATGAAGGCCCGCGTCTCCAAGCGGCCCCGGATCCGTCCGCCCGGGAGATGGCTGCTTCTAGTGGACAAAATGCCGTCTCGGCGGGAGCTGGCGCTACAGAGGTGGCCATGGACATTGTTGATGAAGGTAATTCACAGGAGGATATTGGTGAACAGGGACCGTTGATCGAGAATTCTCCTGAGGTAGCCAATGACCCAATTGTAAGGCAGGTTGCCATGTTTTTCGGGGGAAGGGTGCTAAAGGCGGTAGGCAACAGGGAAGAGAATTAGGGGGTATTTGCCTGCTGCGGAGACTGGGGACTACAGTATAATAAGTAGATCCTGGAAGGAGGGATTTCCGGCAGGGCTGGCGAAAGCCCGGTCCTGTGTGGAGAGTCTTGACAATGAACGGAATGGGCAATATGAACAAGCTGATGAAGCAGGTGCAGAAGATGCAGGCGGACATTGCGAGGGTTCAGGAACAGCTCAAGGACATGACCTGCGAAGCGACAGCGGGCGGAGGAGTTGTAAGCGTGACCGCCAATGGACACCAGGAGATCATCAAGATTCGGATTTCCCCAGAGGCTCTCGACCCGGAGGATGTGACGATGCTAGAAGATTTAGTGCTCGCCGCCGTAAATGAGGCATTGAGAAAATCACAGGAGTTGGCTGCCTCGGAATTGGGAAAGGTCGCGGGCGGTGTAAACCTTCCGGGTATGCCGGGGTTAATTCGATGATTTTGATTTATAAAGGAGCTGCATGTATTTTTGAGATATGCCCCACCTTTGATGAGGTTGATAAATGAATTCAGGAAACTTCCGGGCATCGGGCCCAAGACGGCGCAAAGGCTGGCTTTGTTTATACTAGATTCGCCTGATGAGGTGGCAAAGAATCTTGCGGACGCTTTGATCGAGGCAAAGGAAAAGATGACAAGTTGCAGCGTCTGCGGTAATCTTACCGATAC is part of the Bacillota bacterium genome and encodes:
- a CDS encoding YbaB/EbfC family nucleoid-associated protein; amino-acid sequence: MNGMGNMNKLMKQVQKMQADIARVQEQLKDMTCEATAGGGVVSVTANGHQEIIKIRISPEALDPEDVTMLEDLVLAAVNEALRKSQELAASELGKVAGGVNLPGMPGLIR
- the dnaX gene encoding DNA polymerase III subunit gamma/tau gives rise to the protein MPYLALYRRWRPQTFKDVVGQEHVVRTLRNAIALGRVAHAYLFCGPRGTGKTSIAKILAKSLNCEAGPTPDPCDRCKACSRIRDGYSMDVIEIDAASNRGIDEIRELRERVRYAPAEERYKVYIIDEVHMLTTEAFNALLKTLEEPPEYVIFILATTEPHRIPATILSRCQRFDFRRLTVKELAAQISRVLSSEGRTADDEAISLIARFAEGGMRDALSLLEQALSFSGEHVTFDQVAGVLGIAGPRALESFAEAALSHDISGAMSLLHDILNEGKDLRQFFRDLMDYFKGLLIARQCKTPGQLAGLADVSEAHAMALMEQAGRFPAERLMDIIQQLSEIDRDLRSSSQPRITAEIGALKLIGLPESSAGAGVVTEPHISSDEGVPSKSLIASSPQGMASSSSQAMASTPSRVMASTPSEEIASTSEMAGEVSDSSYGSCNTIEEEDLLKRAVKLLKDRRIGSIWSILEKACKAYVRGTAIFIGFNQNYQMNSQLLSREKARKAVEAVFQELLGKPVEIRFENLESSAASKNGDDANEGPRLQAAPDPSAREMAASSGQNAVSAGAGATEVAMDIVDEGNSQEDIGEQGPLIENSPEVANDPIVRQVAMFFGGRVLKAVGNREEN